The proteins below come from a single Mugil cephalus isolate CIBA_MC_2020 chromosome 7, CIBA_Mcephalus_1.1, whole genome shotgun sequence genomic window:
- the fam78ba gene encoding protein FAM78B isoform X1: MCILARYHLNPSSSVVLLILLAACTMGCIQSIACKPRIRRENIVVYEVSASIDQCPTIIEENSPIVLRYKTPYFRASAGVVMPPVPRNETWVVGWIQACTQMEFYNTYGDIGMSSWELPELREGRVKAISDSDGVSYPWYGNTTETVTLTGPTSKPSRLTVSMNDNFYPSVTWAVPISNSNTPMLTHITRDQSFITWLVAMNSVTKERIVLQTVRWRMRVDIAVEPDMPLGSRASLVGRPYQEQPHILNYQEPIPPNALGRPNANDAQVLMWRPRRGAPLVVIPPK; the protein is encoded by the exons ATGTGCATACTGGCCAGGTATCATTTGaacccttcttcttctgtggttttgcTCATTTTGCTTGCCGCCTGCACTATGGGCTGTATTCAGAGCATCGCATGCAAGCCCCGCATCAGGCGGGAGAACATTGTGGTGTATGAGGTGTCTGCCTCTATTGACCAGTGTCCCACCATCATTGAGGAGAACTCGCCGATTGTGCTCCGTTACAAGACGCCTTACTTCAGGGCCTCGGCAGGAGTCGTGATGCCACCAGTGCCCCGCAATGAAACCTGGGTGGTGGGCTGGATCCAAGCTTGTACGCAGATGGAGTTCTACAACACCTATGGTGATATTGGCAT GTCCAGCTGGGAGTTGCCAGAACTGCGAGAGGGTCGGGTCAAGGCCATCAGCGACTCAGATGGCGTCAGCTACCCCTGGTACGGCAACACCACAGAGACGGTCACGCTGACCGGCCCCACGTCCAAACCGTCCCGACTTACGGTCAGCATGAACGACAACTTCTACCCCAGCGTGACCTGGGCAGTACCCATCAGCAACAGCAACACACCGATGCTGACCCACATCACCAGAGACCAGAGTTTCATCACCTGGCTGGTGGCGATGAACTCCGTCACCAAG GAGCGTATTGTGTTGCAGACGGTGCGGTGGCGGATGCGGGTGGATATTGCTGTGGAGCCAGACATGCCCCTGGGCTCCCGGGCTTCGCTGGTGGGGCGACCCTACCAGGAGCAACCGCACATCCTCAACTACCAGGAGCCCATTCCCCCCAACGCGCTAGGGAGGCCCAACGCCAACGACGCCCAAGTGCTAATGTGGAGGCCACGGAGAGGGGCACCTCTTGTGGTCATACCACCAAAATAA
- the fam78ba gene encoding protein FAM78B isoform X2: protein MPPVPRNETWVVGWIQACTQMEFYNTYGDIGMSSWELPELREGRVKAISDSDGVSYPWYGNTTETVTLTGPTSKPSRLTVSMNDNFYPSVTWAVPISNSNTPMLTHITRDQSFITWLVAMNSVTKERIVLQTVRWRMRVDIAVEPDMPLGSRASLVGRPYQEQPHILNYQEPIPPNALGRPNANDAQVLMWRPRRGAPLVVIPPK, encoded by the exons ATGCCACCAGTGCCCCGCAATGAAACCTGGGTGGTGGGCTGGATCCAAGCTTGTACGCAGATGGAGTTCTACAACACCTATGGTGATATTGGCAT GTCCAGCTGGGAGTTGCCAGAACTGCGAGAGGGTCGGGTCAAGGCCATCAGCGACTCAGATGGCGTCAGCTACCCCTGGTACGGCAACACCACAGAGACGGTCACGCTGACCGGCCCCACGTCCAAACCGTCCCGACTTACGGTCAGCATGAACGACAACTTCTACCCCAGCGTGACCTGGGCAGTACCCATCAGCAACAGCAACACACCGATGCTGACCCACATCACCAGAGACCAGAGTTTCATCACCTGGCTGGTGGCGATGAACTCCGTCACCAAG GAGCGTATTGTGTTGCAGACGGTGCGGTGGCGGATGCGGGTGGATATTGCTGTGGAGCCAGACATGCCCCTGGGCTCCCGGGCTTCGCTGGTGGGGCGACCCTACCAGGAGCAACCGCACATCCTCAACTACCAGGAGCCCATTCCCCCCAACGCGCTAGGGAGGCCCAACGCCAACGACGCCCAAGTGCTAATGTGGAGGCCACGGAGAGGGGCACCTCTTGTGGTCATACCACCAAAATAA
- the slc35a3b gene encoding solute carrier family 35 member A3b produces the protein MVSSPNSPWLKYMSLGVLVVQTASLVLTMRFSRTLKEDGPRYLASSAVVSAELLKIFTCTLLVFRDNNFRLREMNQLLREEIVNKPMETMKLAVPAGIYTLQNNLLYVALSNLDAATYQVTYQLKILTTALFSVSMLGKRLGSYQWISLLLLMAGIVLVQWPTESEGDSEKKVLSASSQFVGLMAVLVACVSSGFAGVYFEKILKETKQSVWLRNIQLGVFSFVFGFVGMMVYDGEAVREAGMFQGYNLVACTVVVLQAMGGLIIAVVIKYADNILKGFATSLSIIVSTVISYFVLKDFNPTGLFFFGAVLVVAATFLYGYESKPAGVSTAKM, from the exons ATGGTGTCCTCACCAAACTCCCCGTGGCTGAAGTACATGTCCCTGGGGGTGCTGGTGGTGCAGACCGCCTCGCTGGTGCTCACCATGCGCTTCTCCCGAACCCTGAAGGAAGACGGCCCCCGCTACCTGGCCTCCTCTGCTGTCGTGTCGGCTGAGCTGCTCAAGATTTTCACCTGCACCCTCCTGGTCTTCAGGGACAACA ATTTCAGGCTGCGGGAAATGAACCAGCTGCTACGGGAGGAGATTGTGAACAAGCCCATGGAGACCATGAAGCTGGCTGTTCCTGCAGGGATCTACACACTGCAGAACAATCTGCTCTATGTTGCCTTATCCAACCTGGACGCCGCCACCTATCAG GTCACGTACCAGCTGAAGATCCTCACCACGGCTCTGTTCTCCGTCTCCATGCTGGGGAAGAGGTTGGGCTCCTACCAGTGGATCTCTCTGCTTTTACTCATGGCTGGAATCGTCCTGGTGCAG TGGCCGACAGAGTCGGAAGGTGACTCTGAGAAAAAAGTCCTGTCTGCAAGCTCCCAGTTTGTGGGGCTGATGGCCGTGCTGGTGGCCTGTGTGTCCAGTGGTTTTGCTGGGGTTTACTTTGAGAAGATCCTCAAGGAGACTAAACAGAGTGTGTGGCTTCGGAACATACAGCTAG GTGTGTTCAGCTTTGTGTTTGGCTTCGTGGGAATGATGGTGTATGATGGCGAGGCAGTGAGAGAGGCAGGAATGTTTCAGGGCTACAACCTTGTTGCCTGCACAGTTGTTGTCCTACAG GCTATGGGCGGGCTGATCATCGCCGTAGTCATTAAATATGCAGACAACATCCTCAAAGGATTTGCCACCTCTCTGTCAATCATCGTGTCAACGGTGATTTCGTATTTCGTGCTGAAGGACTTCAACCCCACTGG GCTATTTTTCTTCGGAGCCGTGCTGGTTGTTGCTGCCACATTTCTTTACGGCTACGAGAGCAAACCTGCTGGTGTCAGCACCGCCAAAATGTAG
- the cmpk gene encoding UMP-CMP kinase — MIGRLFGNVSQRVPSLLYRMSLIMKPQVVFVLGGPGAGKGTQCSRIVENYSYTHLSAGDLLRAERAREGSESGQLIDNYIKEGKIVPVQITINLLRMAMEETMQKDEKKFRFLIDGFPRNEDNLKGWNDVMDGKADVKFVLFFDCGEEVCIDRCLERGKSSGRTDDNRESLEKRIQTYLQSTRPIIDLYEKLGKVRTVDASRSVDEVFADVKSILDKEG; from the exons ATGATCGGCCGTCTGTTTGGGAACGTGTCTCAGAGGGTGCCGAGCTTGTTGTACCGGATGTCGCTAATAATGAAGCCGCAGGTTGTGTTCGTGCTGGGCGGGCCTGGCGCCGGCAAAGGGACCCAATGCTCCAGAATCGTGGAG aACTACAGCTACACCCATTTGTCAGCTGGGGATTTACTTCGGGCTGAGCGAGCCAGAGAGGGATCGGAGTCCGGACAGCTCATTGACAACTACATCAAGGAAGGAAAAATCGTCCCAGTGCAGATCACCATCAACTTACTCAGGATG GCCATGGAGGAGACTATGCAGAAAGACGAGAAAAAGTTTCGTTTCCTTATAGATGGTTTCCCCCGCAACGAGGACAACCTGAAGGGGTGGAACGATGTCATGGATGGCAAAGCTGATGTCAAATTTGTGCTTTTCTTTGACTGTGGCGAAGAG GTTTGCATCGATAGATGTTTAGAAAGAGGCAAGAGCAGTGGACGCACAGATGACAACAGAGAAAGCCTGGAGAAAAG AATCCAAACCTACCTGCAGTCCACACGACCAATCATTGACCTGTATGAGAAACTGGGCAAGGTGCGCACCGTAGACGCTTCTCGTTCCGTGGATGAG GTGTTTGCTGATGTCAAATCCATCCTGGACAAAGAGGGTTGA